In Brachypodium distachyon strain Bd21 chromosome 2, Brachypodium_distachyon_v3.0, whole genome shotgun sequence, one genomic interval encodes:
- the LOC100840525 gene encoding AAA-ATPase At3g50940: MASYDKAMESYKKAITTAASLAASAMLVRGVVNELVPYEVRNLLFSGMGYLRSHMSSQHTIIIEETEGWANNQLYDAARAYLATRINTDMQRLRVSRVDETKSMMFSMEEGEEMADVHEGTEFKWRLVCRDNSSASSSNGNGNGRSGNFKLEVRSFEMSFHRKHKEKALNSYLPHILAMAKKIKEQDRTLKIYMNEGESWFAIDLHHPSTFSTLAMDHKMKQSVMDDLERFVKRKEYYKKIGKAWKRGYLLYGPPGTGKSSMIAAMANYLKFDVYDLELTEVNWNSTLRRLLIGMTNRSILVIEDIDCTVELQQREEGQEGTKSNPSEDKVTLSGLLNFVDGLWSTSGEERIIIFTTNYKERLDPALLRPGRMDMHIHMGYCCPESFRILASNYHSIDHHATYPEIEELIKEVMVTPAEVAEVLMRNEETDIALEGLIQFLKRKRDGTKDGKAENAGQVAKEEEQEEEKLTKSDVPDNQNQQDESKE; encoded by the exons atggcgtccTACGACAAGGCCATGGAGTCGTACAAGAAGGCCATCACCACGGCGGCGTCCCTGGCGGCGTCAGCGATGCTGGTGCGGGGCGTCGTCAACGAGCTGGTACCCTACGAGGTGCGCAACCTGCTCTTCTCCGGCATGGGCTACCTCCGCTCCCACATGTCCTCCCAGCACACCATCATCATAGAGGAGACAGAGGGCTGGGCCAACAACCAGCTCTACGACGCCGCACGGGCGTACCTGGCAACGCGGATCAACACCGACATGCAGCGCCTCCGGGTCAGCCGCGTCGACGAGACCAAGAGCATGATGTTCAGCAtggaggaaggcgaggagaTGGCGGACGTCCACGAGGGCACCGAGTTCAAGTGGCGCCTCGTCTGCCGGGACAACTCcagcgccagcagcagcaacggcaacggcaaTGGCCGCAGCGGCAATTTCAAGCTCGAGGTCCGGTCCTTCGAGATGAGCTTCCACAGGAAGCACAAGGAGAAAGCCCTCAACTCCTACCTTCCTCACATCCTGGCCATGgccaagaagatcaaggagCAGGACAGGACGCTCAAGATCTACATGAACGAAGGCGAGTCATGGTTCGCCATCGATCTCCACCACCCGTCCACCTTCAGCACGCTTGCCATGGATCACAAGATGAAGCAGTCGGTCATGGATGATCTCGAGCGGTTTGTCAAGAGGAAAGAGTACTACAAGAAGATCGGCAAGGCATGGAAACGAGGGTACCTGCTGTACGGCCCGCCTGGGACCGGCAAGTCCAGCATGATTGCAGCAATGGCCAATTACCTCAAGTTTGATGTGTATGATCTCGAGCTGACTGAGGTCAACTGGAACTCCACCCTGAGGAGGTTGCTCATCGGGATGACCAACCGGTCAATCCTTGTCATTGAGGACATCGACTGCACTGTCGAGCTGCAACAACGGGAGGAAGGTCAGGAGGGCACCAAATCCAACCCTTCAGAGGACAAG GTGACACTATCTGGGCTACTCAACTTTGTCGACGGGCTTTGGTCAACAAGTGGGGAGGAGAGAATAATCATCTTCACGACAAACTACAAGGAGAGGCTCGACCCTGCGCTTCTGCGCCCTGGCCGGATGGACATGCACATCCACATGGGGTACTGCTGCCCGGAGTCATTTAGAATCCTCGCCTCCAATTACCACTCCATAGATCACCACGCCACGTACCCAGAGATAGAAGAGTTGATCaaggaggtcatggtgactcCAGCAGAGGTTGCAGAAGTGCTCATGAGGAATGAGGAGACTGACATCGCACTTGAAGGTCTTATCCAGTTTCTCAAGAGAAAGAGGGATGGTACCAAGGACGGCAAAGCAGAAAATGCTGGCCAGGTGGccaaggaggaagaacaagaGGAAGAGAAATTGACGAAAAGTGATGTCCCAGACAATCAAAATCAGCAAGATGAAAGCAAAGAATGA